In the genome of Hyphobacterium sp. CCMP332, one region contains:
- a CDS encoding SET domain-containing protein gives MIHPNTELKFINREIGYGVVATELIPAGTITWVLDKLDREFSPIEFQQMDAIYQDILDTYTFRNNKGNFVLCWDNGRFVNHSFNSNCLTTAYDFEIAIRDIQIGEQLTDDYGYLNIPRPFRAADEKTKRKSVYPDDLLKYYKHWDKKILKVFPKINELNQPLSSLINKDLWELVNQVINGEREMDSILNNYYKES, from the coding sequence ATGATCCACCCTAATACTGAATTGAAATTCATCAACCGTGAGATTGGCTATGGTGTAGTTGCCACAGAATTAATTCCTGCCGGTACGATTACCTGGGTATTGGATAAACTCGATAGAGAATTTAGTCCAATAGAGTTTCAGCAAATGGATGCAATCTATCAGGATATTCTGGATACTTATACCTTTAGAAATAATAAAGGAAATTTTGTGCTATGTTGGGATAATGGAAGATTTGTTAACCACAGTTTCAATTCAAATTGTCTTACAACAGCTTATGATTTTGAAATCGCAATTCGGGATATTCAAATAGGAGAGCAATTGACAGATGATTACGGCTATTTAAATATTCCCCGGCCTTTCCGGGCTGCTGATGAAAAAACCAAAAGAAAAAGTGTTTATCCCGATGATTTATTGAAATACTATAAGCATTGGGATAAGAAGATTTTAAAGGTTTTTCCAAAAATAAACGAACTCAACCAACCCCTCTCTTCACTTATCAATAAAGATCTTTGGGAATTGGTGAATCAGGTAATCAACGGAGAAAGGGAGATGGATTCGATACTGAATAATTACTATAAGGAATCTTAA
- a CDS encoding YceI family protein: MIFLLFAFVFFGWENQSPSEYNIRIYDESKLKIHGTSNVNTFSFEYDPEYLQDDMCVTVKSNSDRISFENAILNLKVKGFDSGNRIMNNDLYELLKADLYPSVTIDFQSVVPKMKGAHHKSLFLNAKVRLAGQVHNELIEVNPQKLDEHYHYNGVATLNLRNYCIEPPVKFLGLVKVQEELTINFDLKFEASENS; encoded by the coding sequence ATGATCTTTTTGCTATTTGCATTTGTGTTTTTTGGATGGGAAAACCAAAGTCCCTCAGAATACAATATTCGTATTTACGATGAAAGCAAGTTAAAAATTCACGGCACTTCAAATGTCAATACATTCAGCTTTGAATACGACCCCGAATATCTTCAGGATGATATGTGTGTGACTGTAAAGAGCAATTCAGATCGAATTTCATTTGAAAATGCCATTCTCAATTTAAAAGTAAAAGGATTTGATAGCGGCAACAGAATTATGAACAATGATCTTTATGAATTACTTAAAGCGGATTTGTACCCTTCTGTTACTATAGATTTTCAATCGGTGGTCCCCAAAATGAAAGGTGCCCATCATAAATCACTTTTTCTAAATGCAAAAGTTCGATTGGCCGGCCAGGTTCACAATGAACTAATAGAAGTCAATCCTCAAAAATTAGATGAGCATTATCATTACAATGGAGTTGCAACACTTAATCTCAGGAATTATTGCATTGAGCCTCCTGTGAAATTTTTGGGATTGGTTAAAGTCCAGGAAGAACTAACCATTAATTTTGACCTGAAATTCGAAGCCAGCGAAAATTCCTAA
- a CDS encoding phenylalanine 4-monooxygenase: protein MKQHYEEYSNEDFEVWKILFERQKKELSLKASKEYNHYLNELNKSLNADFIPRFPELNNALMEKTNWSIEVVPGLIPVERFFELLSKRKFCSSTWIREKIQLDYLEEPDMFHDIFGHIPLLMDSEYANYMQALGQLGVNYKDHPEVIKGLRSLYWFTIEFGLMGSRENPQIYGAGIISSFGESKHIYENKNVTVKQFDLDEILEKEIVTSEIQNLYYSVESMSYLYDTLDNLKISLEKLSSKSKFVN, encoded by the coding sequence ATGAAACAGCATTACGAAGAATACTCAAATGAGGACTTTGAGGTATGGAAAATACTATTCGAAAGACAAAAAAAAGAATTAAGCCTTAAAGCGAGTAAGGAGTATAATCATTATTTAAATGAATTGAACAAAAGCTTAAACGCCGATTTCATACCGAGATTCCCGGAATTAAATAATGCGCTTATGGAAAAGACCAATTGGTCCATTGAGGTGGTGCCGGGTTTGATTCCGGTGGAGCGGTTTTTTGAACTGCTTTCCAAAAGGAAATTTTGTTCTTCCACATGGATCAGAGAAAAAATTCAATTGGATTATCTTGAGGAACCGGATATGTTTCATGACATTTTCGGGCATATCCCCTTGCTCATGGATTCCGAATATGCCAATTATATGCAGGCATTGGGCCAGCTAGGTGTTAATTACAAGGATCATCCTGAAGTAATAAAAGGCCTTAGAAGTTTGTATTGGTTTACCATTGAATTTGGACTCATGGGAAGCCGGGAAAATCCACAGATTTACGGAGCAGGTATTATATCCTCCTTTGGTGAATCAAAACATATTTATGAGAATAAAAATGTGACGGTAAAACAATTTGACCTGGATGAAATCCTTGAAAAAGAAATAGTTACAAGTGAAATTCAGAATCTTTATTATTCCGTTGAATCCATGTCATATTTATACGATACGCTTGACAACTTAAAGATTTCTTTAGAGAAATTGAGTTCAAAATCAAAATTTGTAAATTGA
- a CDS encoding YceI family protein, giving the protein MISKRRLFLLIFFLAAIQIGFAQKTLRLNESSVMYVHGTSTLHDWTSIVEEMTATAEVDMDGELKDIKSLTTKIKVESIESGKGKMNDLTYEALKSEEHPFISFQLNDIKSIQSGDIIASGKLTIAGVTKNISVKGNYSLSGNKLKISGKKDINMTEFNIEPPTAMFGTIVVGEVVSIEYDLILN; this is encoded by the coding sequence ATGATTTCGAAACGAAGACTTTTCCTACTCATCTTTTTTCTGGCAGCAATTCAGATTGGTTTTGCACAAAAAACACTCCGTTTGAATGAATCCTCCGTAATGTACGTCCACGGAACTTCTACACTTCACGACTGGACAAGTATAGTTGAAGAAATGACGGCAACTGCAGAAGTAGATATGGATGGTGAGTTGAAAGATATCAAGTCACTAACTACGAAAATTAAAGTAGAATCAATAGAAAGTGGTAAGGGTAAAATGAATGATCTTACATACGAAGCACTCAAATCAGAAGAGCATCCCTTTATTTCTTTTCAGTTAAATGATATTAAAAGCATTCAATCCGGTGACATAATTGCTTCAGGCAAGCTTACCATCGCCGGTGTAACAAAAAATATTAGTGTCAAAGGCAATTACAGCTTATCGGGTAACAAATTAAAAATCTCCGGTAAAAAGGACATTAATATGACTGAATTCAATATCGAACCTCCAACAGCCATGTTTGGAACAATCGTGGTTGGGGAAGTAGTAAGCATTGAATACGATTTAATTCTAAACTAA
- a CDS encoding GNAT family N-acetyltransferase translates to MKFQLRPWKKEDLPSLVKHANNFEIAKNMMDNFPHPYTKKEGEKFLDFVTEKVPPTILAIEIDGEAVGSIGLHPKNDIMRKNGELGYWLAEQYWGKGIITKAIKQMSDYGFENFDIERIFARPFGTNIASQKALEKAGYKLEAHLENTLYKNQEYQDELIYALRKKWFEK, encoded by the coding sequence ATGAAATTTCAATTAAGGCCCTGGAAAAAAGAAGATTTGCCCTCCCTGGTCAAGCATGCCAATAATTTTGAAATTGCTAAAAACATGATGGATAATTTCCCGCATCCCTATACAAAAAAGGAAGGGGAAAAATTTCTTGATTTTGTAACGGAAAAAGTCCCCCCAACCATTTTGGCTATAGAAATTGATGGAGAAGCAGTGGGAAGTATAGGACTCCACCCCAAAAACGATATTATGCGAAAAAACGGCGAGCTCGGCTATTGGTTGGCCGAACAATATTGGGGTAAGGGAATAATTACAAAGGCCATTAAACAAATGTCGGATTACGGCTTCGAAAACTTTGATATCGAACGTATATTTGCACGTCCATTTGGAACTAATATTGCATCACAAAAAGCGCTTGAAAAAGCCGGATATAAATTAGAAGCCCATTTGGAAAATACCTTGTACAAAAATCAGGAATACCAAGATGAACTAATCTATGCCCTGCGCAAAAAGTGGTTTGAGAAATAA
- a CDS encoding calcium/sodium antiporter: protein MVLNLLFLALGMVLLIKGADWLVDGAAALAKKYKVSDLAIGLTIVAFGTSAPELVVNSFAAAEGHHQMVLGNVIGSNFFNLFLILGVAGIIIPLTVQSSTVWKEIPFSLLAIVLVLAFGNNFFVDQHSIISRADGFILLGLFFIFLYYVYSQLKSDPAEIQLEEKNMSSLMVTVFIFAGLAGLVIGGKVVLVNAVSIAHVFGVSERIIGLTVVAAGTSLPELATSVVAAIKKKTDIAVGNIIGSNIFNFLLIFAISAIIRPIQYDTIFNRDLYLIAGGTAFLFIAMFTGGKKKLDRWEAAILLIVFLAYTYYLINSGN from the coding sequence ATGGTCTTAAATCTATTATTTCTTGCATTAGGAATGGTTCTCCTTATAAAGGGAGCAGATTGGCTGGTGGATGGAGCCGCTGCTCTGGCAAAGAAATATAAAGTCTCTGACCTTGCAATTGGTTTAACCATTGTGGCCTTTGGTACTTCTGCACCCGAACTGGTAGTAAATTCTTTTGCCGCCGCAGAAGGTCATCATCAAATGGTATTGGGCAATGTAATCGGGAGTAATTTTTTCAATTTATTCTTAATCCTGGGAGTTGCCGGAATTATTATTCCTCTTACTGTACAATCGAGTACGGTATGGAAGGAAATCCCATTTTCGCTTTTGGCTATTGTTCTTGTATTGGCATTTGGCAATAATTTCTTCGTAGATCAGCACAGCATTATTTCAAGAGCTGATGGTTTTATACTTCTGGGGCTGTTTTTTATTTTTCTTTATTATGTCTATTCTCAGTTAAAATCTGATCCTGCAGAAATACAGCTAGAGGAGAAAAATATGAGCTCCCTTATGGTTACCGTATTCATCTTTGCGGGATTGGCAGGTTTGGTCATAGGAGGCAAAGTAGTTTTGGTAAATGCGGTTTCCATCGCTCATGTATTTGGTGTCAGTGAAAGAATCATTGGTTTAACGGTAGTAGCTGCGGGAACTTCACTGCCCGAATTGGCTACTTCAGTTGTTGCCGCCATTAAAAAGAAAACCGACATTGCTGTAGGGAATATAATAGGTTCCAACATTTTCAATTTCCTTTTAATCTTCGCCATAAGTGCGATCATAAGGCCCATTCAATATGATACAATATTTAACCGCGATCTATATTTGATTGCAGGAGGAACTGCATTTCTGTTTATCGCCATGTTTACAGGAGGTAAGAAAAAACTGGATCGCTGGGAAGCTGCCATTCTTCTAATTGTTTTTCTGGCTTATACGTATTATCTGATTAATTCGGGTAACTAA
- a CDS encoding bile acid:sodium symporter family protein, with protein MNQTGTIILIAALFIIMFGMGLTLTMADFKRVLKFPKAVLTGLINQLIILPLIAFSIAILLNVTPELAVGIMILAACPGGATSNLITHLSKGDTALSVTLTAISSLITIISIPLIVSFSLNYFMGMDRTVEINIPKVFAQLLIITVIPVSLGMWIRAKKPDFADKMEKSVKIASAIVLALVILGIIVKEKNNIIDYFEQAGILALALNLTTMLIGFITAKILRLSLPQTITISIETGIQNGTMAIGVATIALGSSVLAIPAAIYSLIMFGTGFAIIMIGTQQSSKLIHSED; from the coding sequence ATGAACCAAACCGGAACAATCATTCTGATCGCTGCTCTATTCATTATTATGTTTGGTATGGGGCTTACCCTGACCATGGCAGATTTTAAAAGAGTTTTAAAATTCCCAAAAGCTGTTCTTACCGGACTGATAAATCAGCTAATTATATTACCTCTCATTGCATTCTCGATCGCTATTTTACTGAATGTAACTCCGGAATTGGCGGTGGGCATTATGATCCTTGCAGCTTGTCCAGGGGGTGCCACATCCAATTTGATTACGCATCTTTCAAAGGGTGATACGGCATTGAGCGTAACACTAACCGCCATCAGTTCGCTGATTACGATAATTTCAATTCCACTCATCGTTTCATTTTCGCTGAATTACTTTATGGGCATGGATAGAACGGTGGAAATAAATATTCCGAAAGTTTTTGCCCAGCTTCTCATTATTACGGTCATTCCCGTATCATTGGGAATGTGGATCCGGGCTAAAAAGCCGGATTTTGCTGATAAAATGGAAAAATCAGTAAAAATTGCTTCCGCGATTGTATTGGCCCTTGTTATTCTTGGCATTATCGTAAAAGAGAAAAACAATATCATAGATTATTTTGAACAGGCAGGAATTCTAGCACTAGCCTTAAATCTTACAACCATGTTAATTGGTTTTATAACTGCCAAAATATTGCGTCTTAGTTTGCCCCAAACGATTACTATATCGATTGAGACCGGCATTCAGAATGGCACCATGGCCATTGGAGTGGCCACTATCGCACTGGGAAGTTCCGTATTAGCCATTCCGGCAGCCATTTACAGTCTGATTATGTTCGGAACAGGTTTCGCCATAATCATGATCGGAACGCAACAATCTTCAAAACTTATCCATTCAGAAGATTAA
- a CDS encoding SPASM domain-containing protein, translating to MLKNLGLQYREAINLAGKVNFKKLRNAIEVYQSYRHSRKTGKVLHPAMPFALSVEPTTSCNLRCPECISGLRAFTRPTGMLEPGLYSRIIEDVREYLIYLTLYFQGEPYLNQHFFDFVRIASESDIYTNTSTNAHFLNPENAEKTVKSGLDRIIVSIDGLDQETYEKYRIGGDLSKVSDGLNNLVSIKKKLKSRKPFIDLQFIAMGTNEHQLKDVNAFGAQLGVDRVLIKTAQINNYENGSAFIPSDESLSRYKYNDEGKWVLKNRMDNHCWKMWHSAVITWNGDVVPCCFDKDSNHSMGNIKENKFEEIWNNDAYKAFRSNLFKSRSEIDICSNCSEGTKIWN from the coding sequence ATATTGAAAAACTTAGGATTACAATATAGGGAGGCAATCAATTTGGCAGGCAAGGTCAATTTTAAAAAGTTGAGAAATGCCATTGAAGTCTATCAGTCTTACAGACACTCAAGAAAAACTGGAAAAGTTTTGCATCCGGCAATGCCTTTTGCGCTATCAGTTGAACCCACGACCTCATGCAATCTCAGATGTCCGGAATGTATTAGTGGTTTGAGGGCTTTTACAAGGCCAACCGGTATGTTGGAGCCGGGCTTGTATTCTAGAATAATAGAGGATGTCAGGGAGTATTTAATTTATCTGACGCTTTATTTTCAGGGGGAACCTTATCTCAATCAACATTTCTTTGATTTTGTAAGAATTGCCTCAGAATCTGATATCTATACGAATACCAGCACCAATGCGCATTTTTTAAATCCTGAAAATGCCGAAAAAACTGTAAAAAGCGGTTTGGACCGAATTATTGTATCCATCGATGGGCTGGATCAGGAAACGTATGAAAAATACAGAATTGGAGGGGATTTGAGCAAAGTAAGCGATGGCTTGAATAATCTGGTAAGTATTAAGAAAAAGCTAAAATCGCGAAAACCCTTTATTGATTTACAATTTATTGCAATGGGCACAAATGAACATCAGCTCAAAGATGTTAATGCATTTGGTGCGCAACTCGGTGTGGACAGAGTCCTTATTAAAACGGCCCAGATCAACAACTATGAAAACGGCTCAGCATTTATTCCATCTGATGAATCGCTGTCGAGATATAAATACAATGATGAAGGAAAATGGGTACTTAAAAACCGAATGGATAACCACTGCTGGAAAATGTGGCATTCTGCGGTTATAACATGGAATGGAGATGTAGTGCCCTGCTGTTTCGACAAGGATTCAAATCATTCGATGGGAAATATAAAGGAAAATAAGTTTGAAGAAATATGGAATAACGATGCTTATAAAGCATTCAGATCAAATTTATTCAAATCCAGATCAGAAATAGACATTTGCAGCAATTGTTCAGAGGGAACGAAAATCTGGAATTAG
- a CDS encoding HTTM domain-containing protein translates to MKSILNHLNKSSPSIGLGLFRILFGLIMLWEVIYFYRIGLIEKFIFLPATLFNYDFLPLSPMSEPAMQIILAGMLLSAVLITIGYYFRMASFYLFLSLSYIHLLDKGLYNNHIYLICLVCLMFSISNADASLTLKKSRTSPQIPRWQYLIFQIHIAMVYFFGGIAKINPYWLNMHPVKEILAIRAKNSGFEFISTPLVENFIMYGGLIFDMSIPFLLWYKRTRMPAIILALFFNLSNAWIFRDINIFPFFMMGALILFLDQDKVESYLKRFNLPISKQKIQVRKLTKSLLIVLSLYFIIHFILPFRHFLYPGYVDWTGEGQHFAWRMKIQHREIVEMKFALFDLDKREIHEIDPKNLINLSQYQQMSLHPRMAVQFAEYLKQLALKKLRIRNCMVKSKIKVTFNGSEPLYVFDPDFDLLQISNRRSSINEFLNSAPQARNY, encoded by the coding sequence ATGAAGTCGATTTTAAATCATCTAAACAAAAGTTCACCTTCAATTGGCCTGGGCCTATTTCGCATCTTATTTGGCCTAATCATGCTCTGGGAAGTTATTTATTTTTACCGCATCGGCCTCATCGAAAAATTTATTTTTCTTCCCGCCACGCTTTTCAATTATGATTTTCTTCCGCTCAGTCCTATGAGTGAACCTGCCATGCAAATAATCCTTGCAGGAATGTTGCTGAGTGCTGTATTGATCACAATTGGATATTACTTTCGTATGGCCTCCTTTTACTTGTTTTTGTCCTTATCCTATATTCATTTGCTGGATAAAGGTCTTTACAATAATCATATATATCTTATATGTCTTGTTTGTCTAATGTTCAGCATAAGCAATGCAGATGCTTCATTGACTTTAAAAAAAAGCAGGACCTCTCCTCAAATACCACGATGGCAATATTTGATTTTTCAAATTCACATTGCCATGGTATATTTTTTTGGTGGTATTGCTAAAATAAACCCCTACTGGTTGAATATGCACCCGGTAAAAGAAATTCTGGCTATCAGGGCAAAAAATTCGGGATTTGAGTTTATCAGCACTCCTCTGGTCGAGAATTTCATTATGTACGGAGGTTTGATTTTCGACATGAGTATTCCATTTCTATTATGGTATAAACGAACGCGAATGCCAGCCATAATACTCGCTCTCTTTTTTAATTTATCCAATGCCTGGATATTTCGAGACATTAATATTTTCCCCTTTTTCATGATGGGAGCCCTGATTCTATTTCTCGATCAGGATAAAGTTGAATCGTATCTGAAGCGATTCAATTTGCCAATTTCAAAACAAAAAATCCAAGTAAGGAAACTTACAAAATCCCTTTTAATCGTACTGTCCCTATATTTCATAATCCATTTCATTTTACCCTTTCGACATTTTCTCTACCCAGGATATGTCGATTGGACGGGTGAAGGGCAGCATTTTGCCTGGAGAATGAAAATTCAACATCGCGAGATAGTGGAGATGAAATTTGCCCTTTTTGATCTGGACAAAAGAGAAATTCATGAAATCGACCCTAAAAATTTAATAAATCTGTCGCAGTATCAGCAGATGTCACTTCATCCTCGCATGGCTGTTCAGTTTGCTGAATATTTAAAACAATTGGCATTAAAAAAGCTACGGATCAGAAATTGCATGGTCAAGTCAAAAATAAAAGTCACATTTAACGGCTCCGAACCTTTATATGTATTTGATCCGGATTTTGATCTTTTGCAAATATCAAATCGCCGTTCCTCTATCAATGAATTTTTAAATTCGGCACCTCAAGCAAGGAATTATTAA